One segment of Ancylothrix sp. D3o DNA contains the following:
- a CDS encoding aminotransferase class V-fold PLP-dependent enzyme, producing MNHRQHFPALTNKAYFNYGGQGPLSKQALEAIVTSYKQIELRGPFSAEANAWMTKEAEETRCMIGGELGVPASSITLTEDVTVGCNIALWGIDWRPGDHLLLTDCEHQGVIAAVRELQRRYDIEVSTCPLKATLNEGSPLDVIAQYLRSNTRLVVISHILWNTGQVLPLEEIIQLCRSHSTWGQPVRILVDAAQSVGVLPLNLAQLEPDFYAFTGHKWWCGPAGLGGLYVHPAILESVRPTFIGWRSVKVNSQGEPVEFKSDGRRFEIASSSTTLYAGLRTAIALHHEWGTTEKRYQRIRELSKILWEKLNNLAGVSCLKKSPPDAGLVSFQLHETQIESGRTHDDLVNYLEERNIMVRTLLNPDCVRACVHYFTLESEIDQLIEAILDFQAK from the coding sequence ATGAATCACCGGCAACATTTCCCAGCATTAACAAACAAAGCTTATTTTAATTATGGCGGCCAAGGGCCACTTTCAAAACAAGCCCTAGAAGCTATTGTGACATCATATAAGCAAATCGAACTGCGAGGGCCGTTTTCGGCAGAAGCAAATGCTTGGATGACAAAAGAAGCCGAGGAAACGCGCTGCATGATTGGGGGGGAGTTGGGGGTACCCGCATCAAGTATTACGCTCACAGAAGACGTGACAGTGGGGTGTAATATTGCCTTGTGGGGCATTGATTGGCGTCCGGGGGATCATTTGTTGCTCACAGACTGCGAACATCAAGGCGTTATCGCAGCGGTGCGGGAATTGCAACGCAGGTATGATATTGAGGTATCAACTTGTCCGTTGAAAGCCACTTTAAATGAAGGCTCGCCCCTGGATGTAATTGCTCAATATTTACGCTCAAATACTCGTTTGGTGGTGATTAGTCATATTTTATGGAACACCGGCCAAGTTTTACCTCTCGAAGAAATTATCCAGTTATGTCGCAGTCATTCTACATGGGGTCAGCCGGTAAGAATTTTGGTGGATGCGGCACAATCTGTGGGAGTTTTACCTTTAAATTTAGCACAATTAGAACCGGATTTTTATGCGTTTACCGGCCATAAATGGTGGTGTGGGCCGGCTGGTTTAGGCGGTTTATATGTTCATCCAGCAATTTTAGAAAGTGTCCGTCCTACTTTTATCGGCTGGCGTTCCGTTAAAGTTAATTCTCAAGGCGAACCGGTGGAGTTTAAATCAGATGGCCGCCGATTTGAAATTGCTTCGTCTTCTACTACATTATATGCCGGTTTACGAACTGCAATTGCTTTGCATCACGAATGGGGAACCACTGAGAAACGTTATCAGCGTATTCGGGAGTTAAGTAAGATTCTTTGGGAAAAATTAAATAATTTGGCAGGAGTTTCTTGTCTAAAAAAATCTCCCCCCGATGCCGGTTTAGTTTCTTTCCAATTGCATGAAACCCAGATAGAATCTGGCAGAACTCACGACGATTTAGTTAATTATTTAGAAGAGAGAAATATTATGGTAAGAACCTTATTAAATCCTGATTGTGTGCGGGCTTGTGTGCATTATTTTACCCTCGAATCGGAAATTGATCAATTAATAGAGGCGATTTTAGATTTTCAGGCAAAGTAG
- a CDS encoding glycosyl transferase → MSKALYIAITNHGFGHAVRAASVAAQVKKINPEIPIIFVTTAPRWLLESYVSGDFIVRPRAFDVGVVQSDSLSMDLPATLEKLKEIRKKQHSLIASEVNFIKLNKVGLILADIPPLAAPIAKAAGIPCWMMSNFGWDFIYRPWGGEFTEMADWIKECFSQCDVLFRLPLHEEMGAFPDIREAGLTGGTPQFSDEQIRQNWGITAPAEKTILLSFGGLGLAEIPYHNLAHFSDWQFITFDKQAPDLPNLIKVQDKTLRPVDFMQISGRVISKPGYSTFAEALRLDTPLISLTREGFAESPLLLEGLQNYGQHQIISPAEFFEGNWEFLHQPVNSPRLSEKLDKNGTETIAQAIVNYL, encoded by the coding sequence ATGTCAAAAGCTCTTTATATTGCCATCACAAATCACGGTTTCGGCCATGCAGTTCGGGCGGCATCTGTAGCAGCGCAAGTGAAAAAAATTAACCCAGAAATTCCCATAATTTTCGTAACAACTGCACCACGTTGGTTATTGGAATCTTATGTTTCTGGTGATTTTATTGTTCGTCCTCGCGCCTTTGATGTGGGGGTTGTTCAAAGTGATAGTTTGAGTATGGATCTACCGGCCACGTTAGAAAAACTCAAAGAAATTCGCAAAAAGCAACATTCTTTAATTGCTTCTGAAGTTAATTTTATTAAGCTAAATAAGGTAGGTTTAATTTTAGCAGATATTCCTCCTTTAGCTGCACCAATTGCCAAAGCTGCGGGAATTCCTTGTTGGATGATGAGTAATTTTGGCTGGGATTTTATTTACCGGCCTTGGGGGGGTGAGTTTACAGAAATGGCTGATTGGATCAAAGAATGTTTCAGTCAATGTGATGTCTTATTCCGCTTGCCTTTGCATGAAGAAATGGGGGCTTTTCCTGATATAAGAGAGGCCGGTTTAACAGGAGGAACTCCTCAATTTAGTGATGAACAAATCCGGCAAAATTGGGGAATTACGGCACCGGCAGAAAAAACTATTCTACTTTCCTTTGGAGGCTTAGGATTAGCAGAAATTCCCTATCATAATTTGGCACATTTTTCTGATTGGCAGTTTATTACATTTGATAAACAAGCGCCTGACTTGCCAAACTTAATTAAAGTCCAAGATAAAACCTTGAGGCCGGTGGATTTTATGCAGATATCCGGGCGAGTAATTTCTAAACCCGGATATAGCACATTTGCGGAAGCTTTGCGCTTAGATACACCCCTCATTTCTTTAACGCGAGAAGGCTTTGCCGAGTCACCTTTATTATTAGAAGGCTTGCAAAACTATGGGCAACATCAAATCATTTCCCCAGCCGAATTTTTTGAGGGAAATTGGGAATTTCTTCACCAGCCGGTTAACTCCCCCCGCCTCTCAGAAAAACTCGATAAAAATGGCACTGAAACTATCGCCCAAGCAATCGTTAACTATCTGTAA
- a CDS encoding response regulator, translated as MIPKILLVDDELPFEALIRRHFRKQIRAKEMELLFAANGLDALDKLQVEGPVDLVITDINMPEMDGLTLLEKIGIFDSTIKTVVLSAYGDMRNIRTAMNRGAFDFLNKPIDFQDLEITISRALKQVQEIRENQQKLRAAQTQLIQSEKMSALGQLVAGVAHEINNPVGYITGNIGIAEEYLQELIELLELYQTYYPEPTEEIRKKITEIALDDLINDMPLLISSMREGTDRICFLSTSLRTFSRSDADHKVAFNLHDGIESTLLILKYRLKGKDGRPTVEIIKEYGDLPLVMCFAGQLNQVFMNIIANAIDAFDMGNLDFEKVIPTIRISTEVMPANNSVAIRISDNGPGMSEAVKHKIFEYLYTTKPVGTGTGLGLHISRQIVVEKHGGRLSCESEVGAGATFIIELPL; from the coding sequence ATGATCCCGAAAATTTTATTGGTTGATGATGAATTACCTTTTGAAGCGTTGATTCGCCGGCATTTTCGTAAACAAATTCGCGCTAAAGAAATGGAGTTATTGTTTGCAGCAAATGGGCTAGATGCCCTGGATAAGTTACAAGTGGAAGGGCCGGTGGATTTGGTAATTACTGATATTAATATGCCAGAAATGGATGGGTTAACGCTGTTAGAAAAAATTGGAATTTTTGACTCAACAATTAAAACTGTTGTGTTATCTGCCTATGGAGATATGAGAAATATTAGAACAGCTATGAACCGGGGGGCGTTTGATTTTCTCAATAAACCGATTGATTTTCAGGATTTAGAAATTACGATTAGTCGGGCGTTAAAACAAGTTCAAGAAATCCGCGAAAATCAGCAAAAGTTAAGGGCGGCGCAGACACAACTTATTCAAAGTGAAAAAATGTCGGCTTTGGGTCAGTTGGTGGCCGGTGTGGCGCACGAAATTAATAACCCGGTGGGATATATTACGGGCAATATTGGCATTGCCGAAGAATATTTGCAAGAGTTAATTGAGTTACTGGAACTGTATCAAACCTACTATCCTGAACCGACAGAAGAAATTAGGAAAAAAATTACAGAGATTGCTTTGGATGATTTAATCAATGATATGCCGCTTTTGATTTCTTCGATGCGAGAGGGCACAGACAGAATATGTTTTTTGAGTACGTCTCTGCGGACGTTTTCTCGTTCGGATGCGGATCATAAGGTGGCGTTTAACCTTCACGATGGTATCGAAAGTACGCTACTGATTTTAAAATACCGACTCAAAGGAAAAGATGGCCGGCCTACTGTTGAAATTATTAAAGAATATGGCGATTTGCCTTTAGTGATGTGTTTTGCCGGCCAGCTTAACCAGGTGTTTATGAATATCATAGCTAATGCTATAGATGCTTTTGATATGGGGAATTTGGATTTTGAAAAAGTTATCCCCACAATTAGAATTAGTACGGAAGTTATGCCAGCTAATAATAGTGTAGCAATTCGTATTTCTGATAATGGCCCTGGTATGTCGGAGGCTGTAAAACACAAGATTTTTGAGTATTTATATACCACAAAGCCGGTGGGCACCGGCACAGGTTTAGGTTTACATATCAGCCGACAAATAGTAGTGGAAAAGCATGGGGGTAGGTTAAGTTGTGAAAGTGAAGTTGGTGCGGGGGCTACTTTTATTATTGAACTTCCCCTATAG
- a CDS encoding CHASE2 domain-containing protein — protein MNNKRRKIWEWRGVLMIAPGVASCVILLRAIGLLQLLELSALDQFFRVRPQEKPDERIVIVGVEESDLERLKKWPVPDQILADLLEKIKKQKPRAIGLDIYRDLPVEPGHAKLKKLFETTPQLIGIQKVVGNGQDESVAPSPILARLGRSSANDFPWDVDGKIRRGFLYLSDLDKKMIYSLGFKLSLIYLEKEGIQPTMMPDNVHIKLGKAMFAPFSSNDGGYVGAADQGYQVLLNYRGPKGTFKSVSLSQVLDNKISPDLMRDKIVLIGSTAKSLKDYLLTPYSSNLVTIPEPMAGVEVHANIISQIIQGALNGRPLLRTMSEPWEWVWILSWSFVGATLTCHWRRKEGLAKISFSRTTGSILLYGGVLVGIVYVAFLNAWWVPVIPPLMTLVASTVVIMSYTLWENLKSSYRQIEEYSRTLEVKVEERTKELKYKNQQLDQTLQELKAAQKQMIAQEKLAFLGTLTAGIAHEIRNPLNFVKNFATISVDLTQELKEEIDNQSQQLEAESVEYIDEIFSELKDSIVEIEKQGQRIEGIILSMMMHAQKESGKREKINFKTLLSESIQLAYHSFKAKRNNFEIAMEKKFDEEVEEIEIVPQEISRAVVNIISNSCDAVYAKHKAKKEEFKPEILITTMSLKDAVKLIIRDNGQGIAPENLEKIFNPFFTTKPPGEGTGLGLSLTYEIIVGQHQGEIKVESVLDSHTEFIILLPKKWGEN, from the coding sequence ATGAATAATAAACGGCGCAAAATTTGGGAATGGCGGGGGGTGTTAATGATTGCACCTGGAGTGGCGTCTTGCGTGATTTTGCTGCGGGCAATTGGTTTGTTGCAGCTATTGGAATTGTCGGCTCTGGATCAGTTTTTTCGGGTACGTCCTCAAGAAAAACCTGATGAGAGAATTGTGATTGTTGGGGTGGAGGAGTCAGATTTGGAGCGGTTAAAAAAGTGGCCGGTTCCTGATCAAATTTTAGCGGATTTGTTGGAAAAGATAAAGAAGCAAAAGCCGAGGGCTATTGGGCTGGATATTTACCGAGATTTGCCGGTGGAACCTGGTCATGCAAAATTAAAAAAGCTGTTTGAAACTACACCGCAATTAATTGGGATTCAAAAAGTAGTGGGAAATGGCCAGGATGAAAGTGTAGCACCTTCGCCGATTTTGGCTCGTTTGGGGAGGAGTAGTGCGAATGATTTTCCTTGGGATGTGGATGGAAAAATTCGCCGGGGGTTTTTGTATTTAAGTGATCTTGATAAGAAGATGATTTATAGTTTGGGGTTTAAGTTGTCTTTAATTTATTTGGAAAAAGAGGGCATCCAACCGACAATGATGCCTGATAATGTTCATATTAAATTGGGTAAGGCAATGTTTGCGCCGTTTTCTAGCAATGATGGCGGTTATGTGGGGGCTGCGGATCAGGGCTATCAAGTTTTGTTGAATTATCGGGGGCCAAAAGGAACGTTTAAAAGTGTTTCGTTGAGTCAGGTTTTGGATAATAAAATTTCGCCGGATTTAATGCGAGATAAAATTGTTTTGATTGGTTCAACGGCGAAAAGTTTGAAGGATTATTTGCTGACTCCTTATAGTAGTAATTTGGTGACAATTCCTGAACCAATGGCGGGGGTAGAAGTTCATGCGAATATTATTAGCCAAATTATTCAAGGGGCTTTAAATGGGCGTCCATTGTTGCGAACAATGAGTGAACCTTGGGAGTGGGTTTGGATTTTGTCTTGGTCGTTTGTGGGGGCGACTTTAACTTGTCATTGGCGACGTAAGGAAGGGTTGGCGAAAATTTCGTTTTCTCGAACCACCGGCAGTATTTTGCTTTATGGTGGGGTTTTAGTTGGGATCGTTTATGTGGCGTTTTTAAATGCTTGGTGGGTGCCGGTGATTCCGCCGTTAATGACTTTGGTGGCGTCTACGGTGGTGATTATGAGTTATACTCTTTGGGAAAATCTTAAAAGTTCTTACCGGCAAATTGAAGAATATTCGCGGACTTTGGAAGTAAAAGTAGAGGAACGCACCAAAGAATTAAAGTATAAAAATCAGCAACTAGACCAAACTTTGCAGGAACTTAAGGCAGCACAAAAGCAAATGATTGCCCAAGAAAAGTTAGCTTTTTTAGGTACTTTGACGGCGGGAATTGCTCACGAAATTAGAAATCCTCTGAATTTTGTTAAGAATTTTGCAACTATTTCTGTGGATTTGACGCAAGAGTTAAAAGAGGAAATTGACAATCAATCGCAACAGTTAGAGGCCGAATCTGTAGAGTATATTGATGAGATTTTTAGCGAACTTAAGGATAGTATTGTTGAAATTGAAAAACAAGGTCAAAGAATTGAAGGGATTATTTTGAGTATGATGATGCACGCTCAAAAAGAAAGCGGTAAGCGAGAGAAAATCAATTTTAAGACTTTGTTAAGTGAGTCAATTCAACTAGCTTATCACAGTTTTAAGGCCAAACGAAATAATTTTGAAATTGCTATGGAAAAAAAATTTGATGAGGAGGTAGAAGAGATAGAGATAGTACCCCAAGAAATTAGTCGGGCGGTGGTAAATATTATTAGTAATTCCTGTGATGCGGTTTATGCAAAGCACAAGGCAAAAAAGGAGGAATTTAAGCCGGAAATTTTGATCACTACTATGAGTTTAAAGGATGCGGTTAAACTGATAATTAGGGATAATGGCCAAGGTATTGCCCCAGAAAATCTTGAGAAAATTTTTAATCCGTTTTTTACTACTAAACCCCCAGGCGAGGGGACGGGTTTGGGGTTATCTTTAACCTATGAAATTATTGTGGGACAGCATCAGGGAGAAATTAAGGTAGAGAGCGTGCTTGATTCCCACACAGAGTTTATAATTCTATTACCCAAAAAGTGGGGAGAGAACTAA
- a CDS encoding CHAT domain-containing protein, giving the protein MSKRGTSKTGLLIQISLVMPAIMTWMATGPASSQTLIPSSDGTGTLVTPNGSNLDITGGKLSTDRGNLFHSFQEFNLTAGQTANFISSPELRNILTRISGGNASHIDGRLQISGGNPNLYLMNPAGMIFGPNASLNVPASFFATTASSIGFNNGTFNATGPNNYTSLAGNPNTFNFPHPESGNLINSANLAVSAGQNISLIAGTVINTGTLTAPAGSITIAAVPGQNLVRLSQPGMVLSLDIQTTPETQPNNITPLSIPQLLTGIGNNNATGLTLNPDGSVSLTASQTPIPTTNGTAIISGNLNISHPNISSPTSTVGIFGEKIALMKANINANSPNGSNILIGGDFQGKGNVPNALRTFISQDTTLNANAIEGTNNGRIIIWANEITGFYGNINALGGTSGNGGFVEVSGKETLIFKGKADVSAPNGAAGTLLLDPRNIRIARNAGTDSEPDTALPDILLTDFPDTDITISAATLENQSGNIVLEATENITLDQNISLTFVPGGSITFRANLSGSGTGAFSMSNGQSIVAPGRNIEISAASVNLGSVDTSSADDGGSIRITTANGILNTGNLTTNSTNTGRGGDIILSAGGTNANININPGTLDASSVLGNGGNISLTTADGDINVNDLITQSSLGTTSGNITINAGGNGVVNINNNTLTAGSITGTGGAISITTANGDINLRNLITAVEGSGDAGPITVSAGGVGNINNIPGTINASSATGNGGNVTFTTNSGGINTNTITTTSGGAGNGGDITLIVNGSQGALNTSGTLDVSSFAGTAGTITLRSGGRDINTQDINALGVDGGTIDINAGTGSVNLNGTTIAEDMTLTGDNIGLNAGAGSIIGTGNITIRPATPGRNIDIGTNTESTTSLDLNTAELPAITGFTRLNIGRDDGTGTIYLGDFAAFGVPVNINGATTLVGPNRNTTWDIIGNNSGSISGYPLGLTWTNIPNLTGGTANDSFVYYNGATISGQLADLGNNFTTSTATDPTVEPPEPSPVPPETPNPSPVPPETPNPSPVPPETPNPSPVPPETPDPSPVPPETPNPSPVPPETPNPSPVPPETPNPSPGTGGTPNPSPGTGGTPNPSPVTGGTPNPSPVTGETPTFAEAPPQQGVTAPSLPVTNAAPQPPATALPVPSPQGNNAVVGGGSVGRPLEGGGVSQGNSVEGGGRENVPMPQEAVNAANSFLVQEKGQNSAQSSPNGDARLSRSERENEISGPTAFNQQFLPIRLVTRNEIEDLLRQGNVMEAVRLTEQFYSEEFEDYLGQKLAVSNLSFAGIQETLRSRSQQTGIQSAIVYIFARDSQLDLLLVPMAGEPIYKTIPQANRATLMAKVQEFQQEIGNPVKRRTNSYAAASQQLYEWMIAPLLPDLERLGVQSLMFSMDGGLRSLPIAALYDGKQFLVEKYSLSLVPSLNLTDVRYANIKNVPLLAMGMSEFSDQPALPGVPVELQTITQQLWKGEAFLNQSFTLQTLQEERQNRPFGIIHIATHGEFQPGQLENSYIQMWDKRLTLNLMGQLKWNDPPVELLVLSACRTAIGDRQAEFGFAGLAVQAGVKTAVASLWYANDAGTLGLMAEFYKNLQLAPVKAEALRQAQIAMLRGDVVLDDGFLVGTFGKVPLPTELEALGNRDLKHPYYWAGFTMIGSPW; this is encoded by the coding sequence TTTGCCACCACCGCCAGCAGCATCGGATTTAACAACGGTACCTTCAACGCCACCGGCCCCAACAACTACACCAGCTTGGCCGGCAACCCAAACACCTTTAACTTCCCCCACCCCGAAAGCGGAAACCTGATCAACAGCGCTAACCTCGCCGTATCCGCAGGCCAAAATATCAGCCTCATCGCCGGCACAGTCATCAACACCGGCACCCTCACAGCACCAGCCGGTAGCATCACCATCGCCGCCGTACCCGGACAAAACCTCGTCCGTCTTTCTCAACCAGGGATGGTACTCAGCCTAGACATCCAAACCACCCCAGAAACTCAACCCAACAACATTACACCCCTGAGCATACCCCAACTGCTCACCGGCATCGGCAATAACAACGCCACCGGACTCACCCTCAACCCCGATGGCAGCGTCAGCCTTACCGCCTCCCAAACACCCATCCCCACAACAAACGGCACCGCCATCATTAGCGGAAACCTCAACATTTCCCATCCAAACATTTCTTCCCCAACTTCAACCGTAGGCATTTTTGGCGAAAAAATTGCCTTAATGAAAGCAAATATCAACGCCAACAGCCCCAACGGTAGCAACATTTTAATCGGCGGAGACTTTCAAGGAAAAGGAAACGTACCCAACGCCCTCCGCACCTTTATTAGCCAAGACACCACCCTCAACGCCAACGCCATAGAAGGCACCAATAACGGACGAATAATTATCTGGGCCAACGAAATCACCGGCTTTTATGGCAATATCAACGCACTGGGCGGAACTTCCGGCAATGGCGGTTTTGTCGAAGTTTCTGGCAAAGAAACATTAATATTTAAAGGAAAAGCAGATGTATCAGCCCCCAATGGTGCGGCAGGAACCCTATTACTAGATCCAAGAAATATTAGAATTGCAAGAAACGCCGGCACCGACTCCGAACCGGATACAGCTTTACCAGATATATTATTAACAGATTTCCCCGATACAGATATTACAATTAGCGCCGCAACCTTAGAAAATCAAAGCGGAAACATCGTACTAGAAGCGACAGAAAATATCACCCTAGATCAAAACATATCCCTAACCTTTGTACCCGGAGGCTCAATTACCTTTAGAGCCAATCTTAGCGGCAGTGGCACCGGTGCTTTTTCGATGAGCAACGGGCAGTCAATTGTCGCACCAGGCAGAAATATTGAAATCTCAGCCGCAAGCGTGAACCTGGGAAGCGTAGACACTTCAAGCGCCGACGATGGCGGCTCCATTAGAATTACAACCGCCAATGGCATCCTCAATACCGGCAACTTAACAACCAACAGCACCAACACCGGCAGAGGCGGAGATATTATTTTAAGTGCAGGCGGCACCAACGCCAATATAAACATCAACCCCGGCACATTAGATGCCAGTTCTGTATTAGGAAACGGCGGCAATATTTCCCTGACAACCGCTGACGGAGATATTAACGTTAATGACTTAATTACTCAGTCTAGTCTCGGAACAACCTCCGGCAACATCACCATAAATGCCGGTGGAAACGGTGTGGTAAATATCAACAATAACACCCTTACTGCCGGCTCAATCACCGGCACAGGCGGCGCAATTTCTATTACTACAGCCAATGGCGATATTAACCTGAGAAACTTAATTACAGCGGTCGAAGGCAGTGGGGATGCCGGCCCTATTACCGTGAGTGCCGGTGGCGTTGGCAATATTAATAACATCCCTGGTACTATCAACGCGAGTTCAGCAACCGGCAACGGTGGTAATGTTACTTTTACCACTAACAGCGGCGGTATCAACACCAACACCATCACTACCACTTCAGGGGGTGCCGGCAACGGCGGCGATATTACTTTGATCGTTAATGGCAGCCAAGGCGCACTTAACACCAGCGGTACCCTAGATGTCAGTTCATTTGCCGGGACTGCCGGCACGATTACCCTGCGAAGTGGCGGACGGGATATTAATACTCAAGATATCAACGCTTTGGGTGTCGATGGGGGGACGATTGATATTAATGCCGGCACCGGCAGCGTCAATCTTAACGGCACAACGATAGCGGAGGATATGACGTTAACGGGAGATAATATTGGTTTAAATGCCGGGGCTGGTTCGATTATAGGCACCGGCAATATAACGATCAGACCGGCCACACCAGGACGAAATATTGATATTGGTACCAATACCGAGAGCACGACAAGTTTAGATTTAAATACGGCAGAATTACCTGCAATTACAGGTTTTACGCGGCTGAATATTGGACGCGATGACGGTACAGGCACAATATATCTGGGCGATTTTGCGGCTTTTGGGGTGCCGGTGAATATTAACGGGGCGACAACTTTGGTGGGGCCAAACCGCAATACCACTTGGGATATTATCGGCAATAACAGTGGCAGTATTAGCGGTTATCCTTTGGGTTTAACTTGGACTAATATTCCCAACTTAACGGGAGGGACGGCTAATGATAGTTTTGTTTATTACAACGGGGCGACGATTAGTGGTCAGTTAGCGGATCTGGGGAATAATTTTACGACTTCGACGGCAACTGACCCGACGGTAGAACCTCCAGAGCCCTCGCCGGTGCCGCCTGAAACGCCAAATCCCTCGCCGGTGCCACCTGAAACGCCAAATCCTTCGCCGGTGCCGCCTGAAACGCCAAATCCTTCGCCGGTGCCGCCTGAAACGCCAGATCCTTCGCCGGTGCCACCTGAAACGCCAAATCCTTCGCCGGTGCCACCTGAAACGCCAAATCCTTCGCCGGTGCCGCCTGAAACGCCAAATCCTTCGCCTGGGACTGGGGGAACGCCAAATCCGTCTCCTGGGACTGGGGGAACGCCAAATCCTTCGCCGGTGACTGGGGGAACGCCAAATCCTTCGCCGGTGACTGGGGAAACGCCGACTTTTGCTGAGGCTCCCCCGCAGCAAGGGGTTACTGCCCCCAGTTTGCCTGTCACCAATGCAGCACCCCAGCCACCAGCGACTGCTTTACCAGTACCCTCCCCTCAAGGTAATAATGCGGTTGTAGGGGGGGGAAGTGTGGGGAGACCTCTTGAGGGTGGGGGAGTTTCGCAGGGCAATAGTGTTGAGGGTGGCGGTAGGGAAAATGTGCCGATGCCTCAAGAGGCTGTAAATGCTGCGAATTCGTTTTTGGTTCAAGAAAAGGGCCAAAATTCGGCTCAGTCTAGCCCGAACGGGGACGCTAGACTATCGAGGAGTGAACGTGAAAACGAAATTTCGGGGCCGACTGCGTTTAATCAGCAGTTTTTGCCAATACGATTGGTGACTCGCAATGAAATTGAAGATTTGCTGAGACAAGGCAATGTGATGGAGGCGGTGCGGTTAACCGAGCAGTTTTATAGTGAGGAGTTTGAGGACTATTTGGGGCAGAAATTGGCTGTTTCTAATTTGTCTTTTGCGGGAATTCAAGAAACTTTGAGAAGTCGTAGCCAGCAGACGGGTATTCAGTCGGCAATTGTGTATATTTTTGCGCGGGATAGTCAGCTTGATTTGTTGTTGGTGCCGATGGCGGGTGAGCCGATTTATAAGACTATTCCGCAGGCAAATAGAGCGACGTTGATGGCAAAGGTTCAAGAGTTCCAGCAAGAAATAGGCAATCCGGTGAAGCGTCGCACGAATAGTTATGCAGCGGCTTCGCAGCAACTTTATGAGTGGATGATTGCCCCGTTGCTGCCGGATTTAGAAAGGTTAGGTGTGCAAAGTTTGATGTTTAGTATGGATGGGGGGCTGCGGTCTTTGCCGATAGCGGCGTTGTATGATGGGAAGCAGTTTTTGGTAGAGAAATATAGTTTGAGTTTGGTTCCAAGTTTGAATTTGACGGATGTTCGGTATGCAAATATAAAGAATGTGCCTTTGTTGGCGATGGGGATGTCGGAGTTTTCGGATCAGCCGGCTTTGCCTGGGGTGCCGGTGGAGTTGCAAACTATTACTCAGCAGTTGTGGAAGGGTGAGGCGTTTTTAAATCAGTCGTTTACTTTGCAAACTTTGCAGGAGGAACGGCAAAACCGGCCTTTTGGGATTATTCATATTGCGACTCATGGTGAGTTTCAGCCCGGACAGTTGGAAAATTCTTATATTCAAATGTGGGATAAGAGGTTAACTCTCAATTTAATGGGACAGTTGAAGTGGAATGATCCGCCGGTGGAGTTGTTGGTTTTGTCTGCTTGCCGGACGGCCATAGGTGACAGGCAGGCGGAGTTTGGTTTTGCGGGATTGGCGGTGCAGGCGGGGGTAAAGACGGCGGTGGCTTCTTTATGGTATGCCAATGATGCGGGGACGCTGGGGTTGATGGCGGAGTTTTATAAGAATTTGCAGTTGGCTCCTGTGAAGGCGGAAGCGTTACGGCAAGCGCAAATTGCTATGCTGCGGGGGGATGTGGTTTTGGATGATGGTTTTTTGGTGGGGACGTTTGGCAAGGTGCCTTTGCCAACGGAGTTGGAGGCGTTAGGAAATCGTGATTTGAAGCATCCTTATTATTGGGCCGGTTTTACGATGATTGGTAGTCCTTGGTAA